A genomic stretch from Pempheris klunzingeri isolate RE-2024b chromosome 23, fPemKlu1.hap1, whole genome shotgun sequence includes:
- the gpr185b gene encoding G-protein coupled receptor 12 — protein sequence MILSLAAAAAMSSGSGSSLNSSSPLDPFDSSTSWSLAEDPSNSSSEPVVRTLTPDLQPATTAVAVQEVSPWDIALCVTGTLISCENALVIAVLFYTPTLRAPMFILIGSLAVADLLAGLGLILNFVFTYLVDSSVEFVTLLSVGLLISAFSASVLNILAITVDRYLSLYNALTYHTERTVTFTYVMVVFIWVSCLTLGLLPALGWNCLRDESTCSICRPVTKNNAVALAVTFLLVFALMMQLYLQICKIAFRHAQQIAVQHQFVAISTTKGVSTLSAILCAFGACWLPFAMYSIVADYSYPVIYTYATVLPATCCSVINPIIYAFRNPDIQKSLWMACCGCVPSNLSLRPRTSSDV from the coding sequence ATGATTCTCTCcctggctgcagcagcagccatgagTAGCGGCAGCGGAAGCAGCCTCaactcctcctcccccctcgaCCCCTTCgactcctccacctcctggaGCCTGGCCGAGGACCCCTCCAACTCCTCCTCTGAACCCGTTGTGCGGACTCTGACCCCCGACCTCCAGCCAGCGACCACCGCGGTAGCCGTGCAGGAAGTCAGCCCCTGGGATATCGCACTCTGTGTGACCGGGACGCTCATCTCCTGTGAGAACGCTCTGGTAATCGCCGTTCTGTTCTACACACCGACGCTCCGCGCCCCAATGTTCATCTTGATCGGATCGTTGGCGGTGGCAGATCTTCTGGCCGGTCTGGGCCTCATCTTGAACTTTGTCTTCACCTATCTGGTCGACAGCTCGGTGGAGTTTGTGACGCTGTTGTCAGTCGGACTGCTCATCTCGGCTTTCTCGGCGTCTGTCCTCAACATCCTGGCCATCACAGTGGACCGTTACCTGTCGCTGTACAATGCCCTGACCTACCACACCGAACGGACGGTTACCTTCACCTACGTGATGGTGGTCTTCATCTGGGTGTCGTGCCTCACGCTCGGCTTGCTGCCGGCGCTCGGCTGGAACTGTCTGAGGGACGAGTCCACGTGCAGCATCTGCCGGCCCGTCACCAAAAACAACGCCGTGGCGCTCGCCGTCACCTTCCTGCTTGTCTTCGCCCTGATGATGCAGCTCTACCTGCAAATCTGCAAAATAGCCTTCCGCCACGCGCAGCAGATTGCCGTGCAGCACCAGTTCGTGGCCATCTCCACCACCAAAGGTGTCTCCACACTGTCGGCCATCCTGTGTGCCTTCGGGGCGTGCTGGCTGCCGTTTGCCATGTACTCCATTGTGGCTGACTACAGCTACCCTGTAATATACACCTACGCCACGGTCCTCCCAGccacctgctgctctgtgatcaACCCCATCATCTATGCGTTCCGAAACCCGGACATCCAGAAGTCTCTGTGGATGGCCTGTTGTGGGTGCGTCCCGTCCAACCTCTCCCTCAGACCCAGGACCTCCAGTGATGTGTAG